GGGAAGCTAAAATCACACGGATGCCCCTGAATCTCTTGCGCACCGTGCGGCGCACTGCTCGCTGGTTTCAGTGGGGGTGGAATTTGGCGGATCGCCTTGCCTTTGCCGAAGTGATCGCCAGTGGGAAGCCCCTGAATGCCCCCATGGAGGAAGTTTATACCACCTTTGGCCTTGATCCAGCTGCAACCACCACCTTAGAAACCTATCTCCAGGACTATTTCAGTCGCATTTTGCAGAAACTCAAGGAACTGGACTATGAAAAAACAGGGAGGAAGACAGCATCTGCACGGAAGGCACAATGAATACCGACTAAAATGCTATTGTTAAGAACAAGGGTTGGGGCAGCCATTTGGGGATAATAGTTGTATCGCTACCCGTGCGATCGCTGCCTCAGTAAGCTGCAAATCATTCATCAATTTTTGCATCATGGGTGGTAGCGAACGACCTCCTAGGACGAGCCGCTGCTGCTCTTTATTTTCACCCTCTGACATTGTATTGGACTCGTGCCCAAAGCTGGGATTATTTACAACGACACAAAACCCACAGCCTGTCGGGTTGCTGAAGACTTACGGGACAAACTGAGACGCTACGGTTGGGAGGTTGTAGTGACCACGGGTGCAGGTGGCATTCTTGGCTACTCTAGTCCTGAAAAGCCTATTTGTCACTCCTCCATTGATCTGCTTGCCCCCCCTGGATTTGATGCCGAGATGCGCTTTGCCATTGTCTTAGGCGGAGATGGTACAGTCCTGGCTGCCTTTCGTCAGATTGCCCCTGCAGGGATTCCACTGCTAACCGTCAACACGGGGCATATGGGATTTCTCACCGAAACCTATGTAAACCAGCTCCCCCAGGCACTGGAACGACTGCTGGCAGAGGACTATGAAATTGAAGAACGGGCAATGTTGACGGTGCAAGTGTTTCGAGACGAGTATTGTGTCTGGGAAGCGCTTTGTTTGAACGAAATGGTACTGCATCGGGAACCCCTGACGTGCATGTGCCACTTTGAAATTGAAATCGGTCGTCATGCCCTGGTTGACATTGCTGCGGACGGTCTGATTATCTCCACCCCCACGGGATCAACCGCCTATTCTCTAAGTGCAGGGGGGCCTGTGATTGCTCCAGGGGTGCCAGTGATGCAGTTGGTTCCCATCTGCCCCCATTCTCTGGCCTCGCGGGCGCTGGTTTTTGCCGATCATGAGCCCGTCACCATCTATCCGGTGAATCCCAACCGCTTGGTGATGGTGGTTGATGGCAATGCGGGTTGCTATGTTTTACCCGAAGATCGGCTGCGCTTGGCGCGATCGCACTATAGAGCCCGATTTATTCGCCTGCAAGCACCTGAGTTTTTCCATGTCCTGCGAGAAAAGCTGGGTTGGGGATTACCTCACATTGCCAAACCCACCTCCGTTGAACTGCCCTAATGGGGAGGAGGCTAGGTATCCTGGGTTCAGCATTCTTCGGTGGGAGTTGCTAAACTGACAACCAACCCTTCTATAGTGCTGCTCCACCATGTCCTTTGACCAAAGTCCTCGGGTCTTGCTGATAGAGACGGATGCAGCCTTTGCCCAGCACATCAAGCTGGATCTAGAAGAAGCGGGGTACCAAACTGCGATCGCCTCGGATGCCAACCATGGGTTACGCCAGGTTCAGGAACTGCAACCGGCTCTGGTCGTGGTGGATCGAATGCTGGCGGGAGAATCAGGGCTGTGGTTTTGTAACCAACTGCGGCGAACCGGACTGCGGATTCCGGTGTTAATGTTGATGGCGCGAGACACCTTAGAGGATCGGATTGCCTGCTTAGAGTCCGGTGCAGACGATTACTTCCTCAAGCCCTACAGATCGGAGGATTTTCTCAAGGTGATTCGCCTGTACTTACAACCCAGCGTCAGCACGACGGAACAACTGCGATTTGGCGATCTGGCATTAGATCTCAGCACCCGGCGGTTGCTCCGGAACGAGCGAGGCATTGACTTGACCATGAAGGAGTTTGAACTGCTGAAGTATTTTATGGAACATCCTCGGGAGGTGTTAACCAGAGAACAAATTCTCGAGAATGTCTGGGGATACGACTTTATGGGAGAATCAAACGTCATTGAAGTCTATATTCGTTACCTGCGCTTGAAAATTGAGGATGAAGGTGAGAAACGCCTGATCCAAACCGTGAGAGGGGTGGGCTACGTTCTACGAGAAACCTAAACTATGAAATCATCAATTCCACTGCTGAGATGGATATTAGCGGGCAGCTGTGCTAGCCTACTGGCCGGAGTTTGTGCCGCCACCGTTTCTGGATTTAACCTGGGGATTGCTGCTCCCGCGCCGCGCCAGACCCTAGCTGCCCTGGGACAGACGTTACCGATTACCGCCCAGACCCAGGTAGGGAATCAGATTATTCGCTTAGAGGTTGCCCAAACTCCGGAACAAAAGTCTCTGGGATTGATGTATCGATCAGCTTTAGCTGCGGATCAGGGGATGTTGTTCCCCTTTGAACCCGCACAGGTCGTCAACTTTTGGATGCGGAATGTCTCGATTTCCCTGGACATGGTATTTCTCTACCAGGGGCAGGTAAAGGCGATCGCAGCCAATGTACCACCCTGTCAACAACCGTCTTGCCCAACCTACGGCCCCTCTGGGCTGGTGGATCAGGTGGTGGAATTACGAGGGGGGCGGGCTGCTGAGTTAGGCCTTCAAGTGGGCGATCGCCTGCCCATTGAGTTCTTGCCCCTTGGAAATACCCCTGCTGGGCAATAGTCAGCGAACATCTCACGCGAAATCTTCAAGATTTAATGTAAAAACAGCATCAACAACTATACAAAACCACTGTGCTTTGCTACTATTGCATTCCTAATCCTGTTTTATTAGGTGAACGGGCGATCTGGCTATCCTAGCCTTGGGTTTGATACCATTCTTGGCTGGGCCAAAATATCAGGGAATCGTAACGGACTCTCATTAATTCCGGACTAAATCCTTCAGTCAAGCGTCCGTCAAAAGCTGAGTCATTCTAGCCGTCTTCAGGGTCTCCAAGGTCTCTTTGCAGATTTATTAGGGTTAATCCTCGGGTCACTGGGTGGGTTCAAGAGTGAGAAGCAGCATTTTATCCTAGGGCATTCCCCTAAGGGTTCAGCAACCGTCCGATATCCAGAGGCAAGTTCAGTTTATAGCAACCTACTTTCAGAAAATGTTCAGGGGTAACCCATTACCATCAGTCCCTAGGAGGTGAACCGAGAAGTGCCCACTACAAGTTACGCAAATTATGCCCCGCTGATTCGCTTTTTAGAAGAAGATTTAGCCATTTCAACCGACTCCATTGCAACCGCTCTGCGTCACCAAGAGGAAGATCCCGGTTTGTTGCCGATGGTACTGTGGCGGTACGGTTTGATTACCCTGGAGCAACTCGATCGCATCTTTGATTGGCTAGAGACTGCTTAACCGCTGCGATAGCGATCGCCCCAAAATTTTGTGCGATGGTGCCTCAGGCGGTCTCCCATCATCGGCATTCGAGGGTTTGAATTTGTCCTCTTCTGCCGGACTAGCGTCATCGTTTTAGAGGCTGGAATACCTGCATCAAAAAACCTCCCAAGTATGATATGGGAGGTTTTTGTTAATCCTGGGAATGGCTATTGTTCTGCCAGGAACTTTTTCACCCCTACGTGATAGTCAACGGCCTTGAAGGTAGGACTTTTGGCATTAGCAATGCTAAAGAGAGTCCAGAAAGAATCTATCGCCTGAAGTTTAGGTGCTTTGGGGTAAGCAGCCTTCGCCAAGTTGTAAACTGTCTGCTGATCCAGATTGTGGTTGACGTACAGGAAAGAGACTGTGGCGATCGCGTCCACTGCTTGGGGTTGCCAAGGATAGGTATTGGCCGGAATCTGTTGAGGCAGGTAGAGCAGGTTAAATCGGGTTAAAATTTCCTGGCGATCATCAAGAAATTTGCGATCAACTGGTAGGAGTTTTAACGTTGAGCCTGCGGTTGCTGGGATCTCTCTCAACAAGGGGGGCTCCCACCCCAGCCGTGTAGAAGGCCGCATCAATTTCCCCTGTCTGCACCTTGGCGAGGGCATCTTGGATACTCATCAGCAACAGACTTTCGCGGGTGACATCTAAGTTGCTGAGTTGGTAGAGCAAAATCGCACTGACGTAGGTTCCAGAGTCTTCGGGGCCAACCGCAACCACCTTGCCGTGCAAGTCTGCTAAGCTCTTAATCCCCGACGCTTGATTGACTACAATGTGAATCACCTCATGATTCACAGGGGCAAAAACATCAACATTCTCAGCGAGTTGAGCTAGATTTTGATCGGTGACTCCCTTGAGTAATCTAAAGGCATCCTGTTGGGCAAAGGCGAGATCGCCATTGCCACTGCCCAGCTCTTTAAGATTGTTAAAGGAACCCGGTGACTCTTGAATCTTCAAGGTAAACCCATCGGGCTTGAGCACCTGATTGAGTTCTATTGCCGCCTGATAATACAAGCCCGTTTTCGCGCCCGTGAGAATGCTCAGGGTTTGCTGGGCAACCACGGTGGTGGCCGTGAATACATTCCCAGAAAGGATGATCAGGGTTGTCAATAGTGATAAAGCCAGGAGCGGTACCGATTTTTTCATGATCAAATTCCTGTGAATGGAAGAATTGCACCCCATGAGGTGGGTTATGGCGTTCGTTTACCGCCAGACTGTACGACTATCCGTCCTAGAGAATAGTTTCTGCCTCAGCCAAAATGACTCAGGGGATTACAACTGGGCAATCATCTTGTGAGTCTGGGGGATCACCCGTACCCATTGTAAGGTTTGCTTGAGTAAGGACTGCCATGCCAGCACTTGATCGGGTCGGGGAACCGCCAACGGAACTTGCTTGGGATGCAACTGTTCTAGAGGAGTCACGGGCTGCAAAAATACAGGGATTTCAGGGCTGACGGCGGCAACCAGCTGTGCTGCCTGCAGCAAGTCTGTCAAGTCCGTTTGCGCAGCGATAATAATTTTGACAAAGACCTCTACCCCAGCGCTATGGGCAGCCTGGAGGCATTGCCTATGAGCCTGCCACCAAGTTTCGCCACTGACGCTCGGGAGCTTCAAGTCCATGCCAATGGAATCCAAGTGGGTCAGGATCTGGCGTAGTTGCTGGGGACGATGTCCCCCTGTTTCTAAATAAACGGGCAAGGAAGTCTGCTGCCGGACTAAGGGAAGAAAGCTTTGTAAAAACGAGGCATGGAGCAAGGGTTCCCCCCCTGTGAGGCTAATGCTGTCATGAAGCCCCGGTTGATGCTGTCGCTGTACCCACTGCAATAGGTGTTCCTGTGTTACTGGGTTGACATGGGTTTCAAAGTCACGTTCTCCGGGCGATCGCTCGATGCGACAGCTCTCTGGAACCTCCCAGGTATGGACGCTATCGCAGAAATGACACCGCAGATCGCACTGGGCAAACCGGATAAAAATTTGCCGGGTGCCGACGTTCTGCCCTTCCCCCTGAATAGCGGAAAAGACTTCAATCAGACGGGCAGTTCGCGAGTTAGCAGTCGAGGAAGTGCTCAAAATGGGTGGAACCTACCAGAAACTAGCAGCCTATTCAAAACTAGTAATTATAGCCAGTGGATGCCCAATTGATGAAATCCAGGTTGAAATGTCGATATCATCATTCTCAGTGCAAGATTCCGCCAAGACAATGAATCAACCCTTGATGTCTGACGCTGATGTGATCGGAGTCCATATTTGGATCACGGGCAAGGTACAAGGTGTTGCCTATCGAGCGGTAACGCGCCAAGTGGCAGTCCAGTTAGGCTTGGGAGGTTGGGTGCGGAATTTACCCGATGGTCGGGTGGAAGCGGTCTTTGAGGGCGATCGCCAGCGGGTGGAGCAAATGCTAGCCTGGTGTCGCCAAGGCCCCCCCGCTGCGGTGGTCTCCGATGTGACGGCTGAAGCCATGCTCCCCCTGGGGATCACGTCATTTCAAATCTTGCCTTGAAGCGCCACGGGCTTACAACCAGTGCTGGAGGGTTTGCCAAAAGTC
This genomic stretch from Neosynechococcus sphagnicola sy1 harbors:
- a CDS encoding DUF192 domain-containing protein → MKSSIPLLRWILAGSCASLLAGVCAATVSGFNLGIAAPAPRQTLAALGQTLPITAQTQVGNQIIRLEVAQTPEQKSLGLMYRSALAADQGMLFPFEPAQVVNFWMRNVSISLDMVFLYQGQVKAIAANVPPCQQPSCPTYGPSGLVDQVVELRGGRAAELGLQVGDRLPIEFLPLGNTPAGQ
- a CDS encoding 7-carboxy-7-deazaguanine synthase QueE, whose protein sequence is MSTSSTANSRTARLIEVFSAIQGEGQNVGTRQIFIRFAQCDLRCHFCDSVHTWEVPESCRIERSPGERDFETHVNPVTQEHLLQWVQRQHQPGLHDSISLTGGEPLLHASFLQSFLPLVRQQTSLPVYLETGGHRPQQLRQILTHLDSIGMDLKLPSVSGETWWQAHRQCLQAAHSAGVEVFVKIIIAAQTDLTDLLQAAQLVAAVSPEIPVFLQPVTPLEQLHPKQVPLAVPRPDQVLAWQSLLKQTLQWVRVIPQTHKMIAQL
- a CDS encoding NAD(+) kinase is translated as MPKAGIIYNDTKPTACRVAEDLRDKLRRYGWEVVVTTGAGGILGYSSPEKPICHSSIDLLAPPGFDAEMRFAIVLGGDGTVLAAFRQIAPAGIPLLTVNTGHMGFLTETYVNQLPQALERLLAEDYEIEERAMLTVQVFRDEYCVWEALCLNEMVLHREPLTCMCHFEIEIGRHALVDIAADGLIISTPTGSTAYSLSAGGPVIAPGVPVMQLVPICPHSLASRALVFADHEPVTIYPVNPNRLVMVVDGNAGCYVLPEDRLRLARSHYRARFIRLQAPEFFHVLREKLGWGLPHIAKPTSVELP
- a CDS encoding TAXI family TRAP transporter solute-binding subunit, producing the protein MREIPATAGSTLKLLPVDRKFLDDRQEILTRFNLLYLPQQIPANTYPWQPQAVDAIATVSFLYVNHNLDQQTVYNLAKAAYPKAPKLQAIDSFWTLFSIANAKSPTFKAVDYHVGVKKFLAEQ
- a CDS encoding DUF2949 domain-containing protein, translated to MPTTSYANYAPLIRFLEEDLAISTDSIATALRHQEEDPGLLPMVLWRYGLITLEQLDRIFDWLETA
- a CDS encoding acylphosphatase codes for the protein MSDADVIGVHIWITGKVQGVAYRAVTRQVAVQLGLGGWVRNLPDGRVEAVFEGDRQRVEQMLAWCRQGPPAAVVSDVTAEAMLPLGITSFQILP
- a CDS encoding TAXI family TRAP transporter solute-binding subunit, whose product is MKKSVPLLALSLLTTLIILSGNVFTATTVVAQQTLSILTGAKTGLYYQAAIELNQVLKPDGFTLKIQESPGSFNNLKELGSGNGDLAFAQQDAFRLLKGVTDQNLAQLAENVDVFAPVNHEVIHIVVNQASGIKSLADLHGKVVAVGPEDSGTYVSAILLYQLSNLDVTRESLLLMSIQDALAKVQTGEIDAAFYTAGVGAPLVERDPSNRRLNVKTPTS
- the nblR gene encoding response regulator transcription factor NblR; protein product: MSFDQSPRVLLIETDAAFAQHIKLDLEEAGYQTAIASDANHGLRQVQELQPALVVVDRMLAGESGLWFCNQLRRTGLRIPVLMLMARDTLEDRIACLESGADDYFLKPYRSEDFLKVIRLYLQPSVSTTEQLRFGDLALDLSTRRLLRNERGIDLTMKEFELLKYFMEHPREVLTREQILENVWGYDFMGESNVIEVYIRYLRLKIEDEGEKRLIQTVRGVGYVLRET